In bacterium 336/3, the following proteins share a genomic window:
- a CDS encoding N-acyl-L-amino acid amidohydrolase: MIQQQIKALSKEYFEEIRANRRHLHAHPELSYQEFETAKFIASKLTEYQIDFQSGIAGTGLVAHIKGKNPESKTIALRADIDALPIVEQNNVSYKSKNEGVMHACGHDVHTASLLGACKILQNLKDTFEGTVRCIFQLGEEKVPGGASLMIKEGVLENPKPKSILGQHVMPLLPVGKVGFREGMYMASADELYIRVIGKGGHGAMPENCIDPVLITSHIIVALQQVVSRSASPKIPSVLSFGKVIANGATNIIPNEVYIEGTFRTLDEKWRGEAHQKMVKIAEGIAEAMGGRCEFEVRRGYPFLKNNPELTQKAKQGAIEYLGEENVVDLDIWMAAEDFAYYSQITDACFYRLGTRNEAKGIISGVHTPTFDIDEDALEIGAGLMAWLAYKEISG, from the coding sequence ATGATACAACAACAAATCAAAGCTCTATCTAAAGAATATTTTGAAGAAATCAGGGCAAATAGAAGACACTTACACGCTCATCCTGAGCTATCTTATCAAGAATTTGAAACAGCCAAATTTATAGCCTCAAAACTAACAGAATATCAAATAGATTTTCAGTCGGGTATTGCAGGAACAGGGCTTGTAGCTCATATCAAAGGCAAAAATCCAGAATCGAAAACCATAGCCCTCAGAGCAGATATAGATGCTTTGCCCATTGTAGAGCAAAATAATGTTTCTTACAAATCTAAAAATGAAGGAGTAATGCATGCTTGTGGACATGATGTTCATACAGCATCATTACTTGGAGCTTGTAAAATTTTACAAAATTTAAAAGACACTTTTGAAGGAACAGTTCGTTGTATTTTTCAGCTTGGAGAAGAAAAAGTCCCTGGTGGGGCTTCTTTAATGATAAAAGAAGGAGTTTTAGAGAATCCTAAACCGAAAAGCATTTTAGGACAGCATGTGATGCCCCTTTTGCCTGTAGGAAAAGTAGGGTTTCGAGAAGGTATGTATATGGCTAGTGCTGATGAGTTGTATATCAGAGTAATCGGAAAAGGAGGGCATGGTGCTATGCCTGAAAACTGTATTGACCCCGTTTTGATAACTTCGCATATTATTGTGGCTTTACAGCAAGTAGTTAGCAGAAGTGCCTCGCCTAAAATTCCTTCTGTGCTTTCATTTGGGAAAGTTATAGCCAATGGAGCAACCAATATTATTCCTAATGAAGTATATATTGAAGGTACTTTTCGTACATTAGACGAAAAATGGAGAGGTGAAGCTCATCAAAAAATGGTAAAAATAGCAGAAGGAATTGCAGAAGCAATGGGAGGACGTTGTGAATTTGAAGTAAGAAGAGGCTACCCTTTTTTGAAAAACAATCCAGAACTTACACAAAAAGCAAAACAAGGAGCTATTGAATATCTTGGAGAAGAAAATGTAGTAGATTTGGATATTTGGATGGCTGCTGAGGATTTTGCATACTATTCGCAAATTACAGATGCCTGTTTTTATAGATTAGGTACTCGAAATGAAGCAAAAGGAATCATTTCAGGAGTACATACACCTACTTTCGATATTGATGAAGATGCTCTTGAAATAGGAGCAGGGCTGATGGCTTGGTTGGCTTATAAGGAAATTTCAGGATAG
- a CDS encoding nucleotide pyrophosphatase: MTLFFLFFLAFFNVVAQVSKPKLVVGIVIDQMRYDFLYRYYDDYSDRGFKRLMKEGFTCHNNNYHYATTYTGPGHAAIYTGSIPAINGIVGNEWYELSGKMMYVAEDTTVTSVGTTAKAGQMSPRNMLTSTITDQLRLSNNFQSKVIGVAMKDRGAILPAGHTANGAYWYEWETGKWITSSFYTQKLPSWVESFNNSGRAKQLVNTTWQTLKQIETYKASETDNQSYERPLTGETNPTFPHKINSFNTLGHTPFGNTFTKEFALEAFRKEGLGKGNFTDFLCVSFSSPDIGGHAFGPFSIETQDMYLRLDLEIADMLETFDKELGKGNYLVFLTADHGVADIPAFSKKYKIPAGNNPRGYHLILINDALKKKFGEGNWVKYIENEQLYLNHELLRQKNITIKQIYDEVRYVFLSQKEVYTTVNLWDNEIDNTLPNYYASLVKNIYHPKRSGDILVILKPNWVEGFEKGGTSHGTPYAYDTHVPLLWYGWGINKGETYKKTHIADIAATLASLLHILEPNGCIGNPIVEILEKK, encoded by the coding sequence ATTACTCTATTTTTTTTATTTTTTCTTGCATTTTTTAATGTAGTAGCCCAAGTTTCAAAACCTAAATTGGTTGTAGGTATTGTCATTGACCAAATGCGTTATGATTTTCTGTACAGATATTATGATGATTATTCAGATAGAGGCTTTAAAAGGCTCATGAAAGAAGGTTTTACTTGCCATAATAACAACTATCATTATGCTACAACCTATACAGGTCCTGGACATGCTGCTATTTATACTGGGTCTATTCCTGCAATCAACGGTATTGTAGGCAATGAGTGGTACGAACTTTCAGGTAAAATGATGTACGTGGCAGAAGATACTACTGTAACTAGTGTAGGTACTACTGCAAAAGCAGGACAGATGTCACCTCGTAACATGCTTACTTCAACTATTACTGACCAACTCAGGCTTTCAAATAATTTTCAGTCAAAAGTGATTGGAGTAGCTATGAAAGATAGAGGAGCAATTCTACCCGCAGGACACACAGCTAATGGAGCTTATTGGTACGAATGGGAAACTGGCAAATGGATTACAAGTTCATTTTACACTCAGAAACTTCCTTCTTGGGTAGAATCTTTCAATAATTCTGGCAGAGCTAAACAACTTGTAAATACCACTTGGCAAACACTCAAGCAGATAGAAACTTATAAAGCATCTGAAACAGATAATCAATCTTATGAAAGACCTCTTACAGGTGAGACGAATCCTACATTTCCTCATAAAATTAACTCCTTCAACACACTAGGACATACACCTTTTGGTAATACTTTTACAAAAGAGTTTGCTCTAGAAGCTTTTAGAAAAGAGGGTTTAGGAAAAGGGAATTTTACTGATTTTTTGTGTGTAAGCTTCTCATCTCCTGATATTGGAGGACATGCTTTTGGTCCATTTTCTATAGAAACACAAGATATGTATTTACGCTTGGATTTAGAAATTGCAGATATGTTGGAAACCTTTGATAAAGAGTTAGGAAAAGGCAACTACTTGGTTTTCTTAACAGCTGATCATGGTGTAGCTGATATTCCAGCTTTTTCTAAGAAGTATAAAATACCCGCAGGAAATAATCCAAGAGGCTATCATTTAATACTTATTAACGATGCTTTAAAAAAGAAGTTTGGAGAAGGCAACTGGGTTAAATATATAGAAAATGAACAGCTTTATTTAAATCATGAGCTTTTAAGACAAAAAAATATTACCATAAAACAAATTTATGATGAAGTTCGGTATGTTTTTCTATCTCAAAAGGAAGTTTATACAACTGTAAATCTTTGGGATAATGAAATTGATAATACTTTACCTAATTATTACGCCTCTTTGGTGAAAAATATCTATCATCCCAAAAGAAGTGGAGATATTCTAGTAATTCTTAAGCCCAATTGGGTAGAAGGTTTTGAGAAAGGAGGTACTTCTCATGGTACACCTTATGCCTATGATACTCACGTACCATTATTGTGGTATGGTTGGGGCATTAATAAAGGAGAAACATATAAAAAAACACATATTGCAGATATTGCAGCTACATTAGCATCTTTACTTCATATTTTAGAGCCCAATGGCTGTATCGGTAATCCAATTGTAGAAATATTAGAAAAGAAATAA
- a CDS encoding serine dehydratase → MSILFDDFKGWKQYCIENTIPLYKPVLEYEQEQKGRTEAEIWQHMQNAYQVMCNAIQTGLTEDMTSRSGMVNNGAKKVFNFPIAVLSPEFQKLISRAIAAKEVNSCMGRIVAAPTAGASGILPGILFTLQELHNLSNEKIMEGLLVAAGIALIIERNAGIAGAVGGCQAETGSAAAMGAGAIVYCLGGTINQVFNAVAITIQCTLGLVCDPVAGLVEVPCIVRNASGVAIAYSSAQIALADMDSVIPVDECVQAMGEIGQSMEARYKETALGGLAATLTGKKIAQKVLIQDIEILPDETPQ, encoded by the coding sequence ATGTCTATATTATTTGATGATTTTAAAGGCTGGAAACAATATTGTATAGAAAATACTATACCATTGTATAAACCTGTTTTAGAATATGAACAAGAACAAAAAGGTAGAACAGAAGCAGAGATATGGCAACATATGCAAAATGCTTATCAAGTAATGTGTAATGCTATCCAAACGGGGCTTACAGAAGACATGACCTCACGCTCAGGAATGGTAAACAATGGAGCAAAGAAGGTTTTTAACTTCCCCATTGCAGTTTTATCACCTGAATTCCAAAAACTTATTAGCAGAGCCATTGCTGCCAAAGAGGTAAATTCTTGCATGGGGCGTATTGTAGCAGCTCCTACGGCAGGTGCTTCAGGGATTTTACCAGGCATTTTATTTACTCTACAAGAGTTACACAATTTATCCAATGAAAAAATCATGGAAGGTTTGCTCGTTGCAGCAGGTATTGCCCTAATTATAGAACGAAATGCTGGTATTGCTGGAGCAGTTGGTGGTTGTCAAGCAGAAACAGGCTCAGCAGCAGCGATGGGGGCTGGAGCTATCGTATATTGCCTTGGTGGCACAATAAATCAAGTTTTTAATGCCGTAGCTATTACTATTCAGTGTACTTTGGGCTTAGTTTGTGATCCTGTTGCAGGTTTGGTTGAAGTTCCATGTATAGTTAGAAATGCAAGTGGTGTAGCCATTGCTTATTCATCAGCTCAAATTGCTTTAGCAGATATGGATTCTGTTATCCCCGTAGATGAATGTGTACAGGCTATGGGCGAAATTGGACAAAGTATGGAAGCTCGTTACAAAGAAACCGCTCTTGGAGGATTAGCTGCCACCCTTACTGGAAAAAAAATAGCTCAAAAGGTTCTAATTCAAGATATTGAAATTTTACCTGACGAAACTCCACAATAA
- a CDS encoding ABC transporter ATP-binding protein has protein sequence MSSILSVRNVSKQYANHKALDNVSLDVPSNKIFGLLGPNGAGKTTLIRTITQIISLDMGEVYFDGQKLTPEHVNQMGYLPEERGLYKKMKVGEQLIYLAQLKGLSAQEARKRILYWVERLDMKGWAEKNIEDLSKGMQQKVQFVATVLHEPKFLILDEPFSGFDPVNAEIIKNEILELKKKGITILFSTHRMESVEELCDHIALIDRSKKILDGKTKEIKNQYKSNTYKISYSGNLQTLPQGMNIINHHEHEDGTRDALIGLDAPIKSNDLLAHLINQVEIHIFQENIPTMNDIFIKLVGGLPQEAEAKA, from the coding sequence ATGAGTTCTATTCTGAGTGTTAGAAATGTAAGCAAACAATATGCAAACCATAAAGCTTTAGACAATGTAAGTTTGGATGTTCCAAGCAATAAAATTTTTGGTTTATTGGGACCAAATGGAGCAGGAAAAACCACCCTTATCCGAACTATTACCCAAATCATCAGCTTAGATATGGGCGAAGTGTATTTTGATGGACAAAAATTAACACCTGAGCATGTAAACCAAATGGGATACCTTCCCGAAGAACGTGGTTTGTATAAAAAAATGAAAGTTGGTGAACAACTTATTTATTTAGCTCAACTTAAAGGTTTGAGTGCTCAAGAAGCCCGAAAGAGAATCTTATATTGGGTAGAACGTTTAGATATGAAAGGTTGGGCAGAAAAAAATATTGAAGACCTATCTAAAGGAATGCAACAAAAAGTTCAGTTTGTAGCAACTGTACTACATGAACCCAAATTTTTGATATTAGATGAGCCTTTTTCTGGCTTTGATCCTGTAAATGCAGAAATTATCAAAAATGAAATTCTTGAACTGAAAAAGAAAGGCATTACTATTTTATTTTCTACACACCGAATGGAATCCGTAGAAGAACTTTGTGATCATATTGCCCTTATTGATCGTTCCAAGAAAATTTTAGACGGCAAAACCAAAGAAATAAAGAATCAATACAAAAGCAATACCTATAAAATTTCTTATAGTGGCAACTTACAAACTTTGCCTCAAGGTATGAATATCATCAATCATCATGAGCATGAGGATGGCACAAGAGATGCTTTGATAGGCTTGGATGCACCTATTAAATCCAACGATTTATTGGCTCATTTAATCAATCAGGTAGAAATTCATATTTTCCAAGAAAATATACCCACAATGAACGATATTTTCATTAAATTGGTGGGTGGTTTGCCTCAGGAGGCAGAAGCTAAGGCTTAA
- a CDS encoding diacylglycerol kinase — protein sequence MKNEPFSVTKRLKSFVYAFNGFKVLIKEEHNARIHLVTTFLAVGLGAWLEISLSEWIAIIFAIGFVFAMEIVNSAIETLADFVTTEKHETIKKAKDLAASAVLMSAICALIIGLIIFIPKILKLC from the coding sequence ATGAAAAATGAGCCTTTCTCTGTTACCAAACGCCTCAAAAGCTTTGTATATGCCTTTAATGGCTTCAAGGTTTTAATCAAAGAAGAACATAATGCTCGTATTCATTTGGTTACTACATTTTTGGCTGTTGGTTTAGGGGCATGGCTTGAAATTTCTTTATCTGAATGGATAGCCATTATTTTTGCAATTGGCTTTGTTTTTGCTATGGAGATAGTCAATTCGGCTATTGAAACCCTTGCTGATTTTGTTACAACAGAAAAACACGAAACAATCAAAAAAGCGAAAGATTTAGCAGCTTCTGCTGTACTGATGAGTGCTATTTGTGCGTTGATAATAGGATTGATTATCTTTATTCCAAAAATTTTAAAACTATGCTAA
- a CDS encoding glutamate dehydrogenase has protein sequence MANHLEEGKKFLDTVMYYYDKAAKHTGLPKGLLERIRHCNSVYKVTFPVEIDGEIHNIEGIRVQHSMHKLPTKGGIRYSPEVSEDEVKALATLMTFKCAVVNVPFGGAKGGVKIDPRTVSEKVLEKVTRRFATELIKKNLIGPAVDVPAPDYGTGGREMGWIADTYMTFKFGDTNAQGCVTGKPIGIGGIRGRTEATGLGVFYGLREFFNFEDDTKKIGLTVGLKGKTVIVQGFGNVGYHAAKFLQEAGAKVVGIAEYEGGVYNADGLEIEKLFKHRQANKSILNFAGATNIENSLSMLEMECDILVPAALENQITEANADRIKAKVIAEAANGPITMQAEDILLKKGVVIIPDLYLNAGGVTVSYFEWLKNLSNVRFGRMGKRAEEKSYSKIVDTMEALTGNKLTFEERASIVQGADEEDIVRSGLEDTMIGSYREIRDALVEKPELGDLRTAAFYISIRKIALSYQMLGIFP, from the coding sequence ATGGCTAATCATTTGGAGGAAGGCAAGAAGTTCCTCGATACCGTGATGTACTACTACGACAAAGCAGCTAAGCATACAGGCTTACCCAAAGGATTACTTGAAAGAATACGTCACTGTAACAGTGTTTATAAAGTAACCTTTCCTGTAGAAATAGATGGGGAGATTCATAACATTGAAGGTATCCGTGTACAACACAGTATGCACAAACTACCAACCAAAGGAGGTATTCGTTACAGTCCAGAGGTATCCGAAGACGAGGTAAAAGCACTTGCAACTCTGATGACATTCAAATGTGCTGTTGTAAATGTTCCGTTTGGTGGTGCTAAAGGTGGTGTAAAAATTGACCCTCGTACAGTTTCTGAAAAAGTTTTAGAAAAAGTTACTCGCCGTTTTGCTACAGAACTTATCAAGAAAAACCTGATAGGTCCTGCTGTGGACGTTCCCGCACCCGATTATGGAACTGGTGGACGTGAAATGGGTTGGATTGCAGATACTTACATGACTTTCAAATTTGGTGATACGAATGCTCAAGGTTGTGTAACTGGTAAACCCATTGGCATTGGTGGTATTAGAGGACGTACAGAGGCTACTGGTTTAGGAGTATTTTATGGTCTTCGTGAGTTCTTTAATTTTGAAGATGATACTAAAAAGATTGGTTTAACTGTAGGCTTAAAAGGAAAAACTGTAATTGTTCAAGGTTTTGGTAATGTAGGCTATCATGCTGCCAAATTTTTACAAGAGGCGGGTGCAAAAGTGGTTGGTATTGCTGAATATGAAGGAGGAGTATATAATGCAGATGGTTTAGAGATTGAAAAACTGTTCAAACATCGTCAAGCCAATAAATCTATCTTAAATTTTGCTGGAGCAACCAATATTGAAAATTCTCTTTCTATGCTTGAAATGGAATGTGATATTTTAGTTCCTGCTGCTTTAGAAAACCAAATTACAGAAGCCAATGCTGATAGAATTAAAGCAAAAGTAATAGCTGAGGCTGCAAATGGACCTATCACCATGCAAGCAGAAGACATTCTTTTGAAGAAAGGTGTTGTAATTATTCCTGACCTTTATTTGAATGCAGGTGGGGTAACAGTATCTTATTTTGAGTGGCTTAAAAACCTTTCTAACGTTCGTTTTGGCAGAATGGGTAAGCGTGCAGAAGAAAAGAGTTATAGTAAAATTGTAGATACAATGGAAGCCCTTACTGGCAATAAACTTACATTTGAAGAACGTGCTTCAATTGTACAAGGTGCTGACGAAGAGGACATTGTACGTTCTGGCTTAGAAGATACCATGATTGGCTCTTACAGAGAAATTCGTGATGCTTTGGTTGAAAAGCCTGAGCTTGGAGATTTACGTACAGCAGCATTCTATATTTCTATCCGTAAGATTGCATTGAGCTATCAAATGTTGGGTATTTTCCCTTAG